A part of Rattus rattus isolate New Zealand chromosome 6, Rrattus_CSIRO_v1, whole genome shotgun sequence genomic DNA contains:
- the Nup42 gene encoding nucleoporin NUP42 codes for MTICQFFLQGRCRFGDRCWNEHPGARGAAGARQPPPQQQPPSGGNRRGWNAGSQRYSNVIQPSSFSKSTPWGGSRGQDKPPFGPFDSGASTSRGFGSPQNPFASPLSDEQKDEKKLLEGIVKDVEVWESSGQWMFSVYSPVRKKPNISGFTDISPEELRLEYHNFLTSNNLQSYLNSVQQLVNQWRNRINELKNLNMSTKGALLSDVKDGVSQAAPAFGFGSKQAGTFGSPGFPVNNSSSTTVQSFSFKTSPGLATAPSGSTSVFGSHPAFGAGPSAGSAVSSSIPAFGLGKPEATSAASFSFKSPEASSFGSPGFSGFPAPMATSPFGPATAPAFGSSVAAFGSPSPHSQTVFAKPCTDVFGGSSISTSAPASSAPDNALFTPRDQLTKEELEQFQSQKFTLGKIPLKPPPVELLTV; via the exons GGGGTAACCGTCGGGGGTGGAATGCAGGCAGCCAGAGGTACTCCAACGTCATCCAGCCGTCCAGTTTCTCCAAGAGCACGCCCTGGGGTGGCAGCAGAGGTCAGGACAAACCGCCCTTCGGCCCTTTTGATTCTGGAGCTTCTACCAGCAGAGGCTTTGGGTCACCTCAAAACCCTTTTGCCTCACCTCTCTCTGATGagcagaaagatgaaaagaaacttCT ggAAGGAATTGTTAAGGACGTAGAGGTTTGGGAGTCTTCGGGGCAGTGGATGTTTTCTGTTTACTCACCAGTGAGAAAGAAACCCAACATTTCAG GTTTCACAGACATTTCACCGGAAGAGTTGAGGCTTGAGTACCATAACTTCTTAACCAGCAACAACTTGCAGAGCTAT CTAAACTCTGTTCAACAGCTCGTAAATCAGTGGAGGAATAGGATAAATGAACTGAAAAATCTAAATATGTCGACCAAAGGAGCTCTG CTCTCTGACGTAAAGGATGGGGTCAGCCAAGCAGCACCTGCGTTTGGATTTGGAAGTAAGCAAGCAGGGACGTTTGGGTCACCAG GTTTTCCAGTgaataacagcagcagcactaCTGTTCAGAGCTTCAGTTTTAAAACAAGCCCTGGACTGGCCACTGCTCCTTCTGGAAGCACCTCGGTGTTTGGAAGTCACCCAGCCTTTGGGGCTGGGCCCTCTGCTGGCTCTGCTGTCTCATCCTCCATTCCAGCCTTTGGACTTGGGAAACCTGAAGCCACATCTGCTGCGTCATTTTCATTCAAGAGCCCTGAAGCTTCCAGCTTTGGATCGCCTGGGTTTTCAGGATTTCCAGCTCCCATGGCAACAAGTCCCTTTGGCCCTGCCACAGCCCCTGCCTTTGGAAGTTCTGTGGCTGCTTTCGGCAGTCCTAGCCCACATTCTCAGACTGTGTTTGCCAAGCCTTGCACTGATGTGTTTGGAGGTAGCAGCATATCCACCTCTGCCCCAGCTTCCAGTGCCCCGGATAACGCGCTGTTCACACCCAGGGATCAGCTGACAAAGGAAGAACTGGAACAGTTTCAGTCCCAGAAATTTACCCTGGGGAAAATCCCACTGAAGCCGCCACCTGTTGAGCTTCTGACTGTATAA